In Actinoplanes derwentensis, the following proteins share a genomic window:
- the gap gene encoding type I glyceraldehyde-3-phosphate dehydrogenase, which yields MTIRVGINGFGRIGRNFFRAVLASGADIEIVGVNDLTDNATLAHLLKYDSILGRLGHEVKASADEITVGGKTFKAFAERDPNNLPWGDLNVDVVIESTGFFTDATKAKAHIDKGAKKVIISAPAKNEDITIVMGVNDGLYDGAKHTIISNASCTTNCLAPMAKVLNDTIGIDKGLMTTIHAYTQDQNLQDGPHSDLRRARAAALNIVPTSTGAAKAVSLVLPELKGKLDGFALRVPIPTGSATDLTFTAARDTTVEEVNAAIKAAAEGPLKGILVYTEDPIVSADIVTDPASCIFDAGLTKVIGNQVKVVGWYDNEWGYSNRLVDLVKLVGA from the coding sequence GTGACCATCCGGGTTGGCATCAACGGCTTCGGCCGTATCGGACGTAACTTCTTCCGGGCGGTTCTCGCCTCCGGCGCCGACATCGAGATCGTCGGCGTGAACGACCTGACCGACAACGCCACGCTGGCTCACCTGCTGAAGTACGACAGCATCCTGGGCCGTCTGGGCCACGAGGTGAAGGCCTCCGCCGACGAGATCACCGTCGGTGGCAAGACTTTCAAGGCGTTCGCCGAGCGTGACCCGAACAACCTGCCCTGGGGCGACCTGAACGTCGACGTCGTCATCGAGTCGACGGGCTTCTTCACCGACGCCACCAAGGCCAAGGCCCACATCGACAAGGGCGCCAAGAAGGTCATCATCTCGGCTCCGGCCAAGAACGAGGACATCACGATCGTGATGGGCGTGAACGACGGTCTGTACGACGGCGCCAAGCACACCATCATCTCGAACGCGTCCTGCACCACGAACTGCCTCGCCCCGATGGCGAAGGTCCTGAACGACACGATCGGGATCGACAAGGGTCTGATGACCACGATCCACGCGTACACCCAGGACCAGAACCTCCAGGACGGCCCGCACAGCGACCTGCGCCGCGCCCGCGCCGCCGCGCTGAACATCGTGCCGACCTCGACCGGTGCCGCGAAGGCCGTCAGCCTGGTGCTGCCGGAGCTGAAGGGCAAGCTGGACGGCTTCGCCCTGCGGGTGCCGATCCCCACCGGCTCGGCCACCGACCTGACCTTCACCGCCGCCCGTGACACCACGGTCGAAGAGGTCAACGCCGCCATCAAGGCCGCCGCCGAGGGCCCCCTCAAGGGCATCCTGGTCTACACCGAGGACCCGATCGTGTCGGCTGACATCGTCACCGACCCGGCCTCCTGCATCTTCGACGCCGGTCTCACCAAGGTCATCGGCAACCAGGTCAAGGTCGTCGGCTGGTACGACAACGAGTGGGGCTACTCGAACCGCCTCGTCGACCTGGTCAAGCTCGTCGGGGCCTGA
- a CDS encoding gluconeogenesis factor YvcK family protein has translation MTAIRVVAFGGGHGLSASLRALRRTTRDLDLEITAIVTVGDDGGSSGRLRVERDALLPPGDLRQALAALAADNPQHRLTASLMQHRFAAMHIPAQVAAPGRGPRLERRADRSKDSLAGHAVGNLLLLGLIEMLGDPVAALDHAAEMVGAQGRVLPMARHAVGIEADVVHTDGARETVRGQHSVAVAEGRVEALRLDPADPPACPETIAAVRDADWLIFGPGSWFTSVLPHLLVPELAAAIVASRARRLVTLNLSPDKETSGLSTADHLAALHWYLPSLRVDTVLADATWVGEPEQVRSAARDLGAELVLAPVAVADGSPRHDPESLGAALVPVLGATR, from the coding sequence GTGACGGCGATCCGGGTGGTCGCCTTCGGCGGCGGGCACGGGCTGAGTGCCTCACTGCGGGCCCTGAGACGCACCACGAGAGACCTCGATCTGGAGATCACCGCCATCGTCACGGTCGGCGACGACGGCGGATCCAGCGGACGGCTGCGGGTGGAACGGGACGCGCTGCTGCCTCCCGGTGATCTGCGGCAGGCGCTGGCCGCGCTGGCCGCCGACAACCCGCAGCACCGGCTCACCGCGAGCCTGATGCAGCACCGGTTCGCCGCGATGCACATCCCGGCGCAGGTGGCGGCACCCGGCCGGGGCCCGCGTCTGGAGCGCCGCGCCGACCGCAGCAAGGACAGCCTGGCCGGGCACGCGGTCGGCAACCTGCTGCTGCTCGGGCTGATCGAGATGCTCGGCGACCCGGTCGCGGCGCTGGACCACGCCGCCGAGATGGTCGGCGCGCAGGGCCGGGTGCTGCCGATGGCCCGGCACGCGGTCGGGATCGAGGCCGACGTGGTGCACACCGACGGCGCCCGGGAGACGGTGCGCGGTCAGCATTCGGTGGCGGTGGCCGAAGGCCGGGTGGAGGCGCTGCGGCTGGACCCGGCGGACCCGCCGGCCTGCCCGGAGACGATCGCCGCGGTCCGTGACGCCGACTGGCTGATCTTCGGCCCCGGCAGCTGGTTCACCAGTGTGCTGCCGCACCTGCTGGTCCCGGAGCTGGCGGCGGCGATCGTGGCGAGCCGGGCCCGGCGCCTGGTGACCCTGAACCTCAGCCCGGACAAGGAGACGTCGGGGCTGTCCACCGCCGATCATCTGGCCGCCCTGCACTGGTACCTTCCGTCGCTGCGGGTGGACACGGTGCTCGCCGACGCCACGTGGGTGGGCGAACCGGAACAGGTCCGGAGCGCCGCCCGTGACCTCGGCGCCGAGCTGGTTCTGGCACCCGTCGCCGTCGCGGACGGCAGCCCACGGCATGATCCTGAGTCACTGGGCGCTGCCCTGGTGCCAGTATTGGGCGCCACTCGTTGA
- the rapZ gene encoding RNase adapter RapZ, with amino-acid sequence MGDALESDEAGTDLVVVTGLSGGGRSTVARALENVGFYVVDNLPQALMLEMAELAFAAGGAARRTAMVLDVRSRAFSTDLTGAVRELKERGFAPRVVFVDADDEVLIRRFESVRRSHPLQGDGRLADGIAAERKLLEEAREQSDVIIDTSHLNVNQLRRRVEELFGGEDSRKLRITVLSFGFKYGLPPDADYVLDARFLPNPFWVPELREHTGLEEGVSSYVLGQDGATDFVGTYAGLIASTAPGFEREGKRYLTVAIGCTGGKHRSVAITEELTSRLSGMRLSAHASHRDLGRE; translated from the coding sequence ATGGGCGATGCCCTGGAATCCGACGAGGCCGGCACCGATCTGGTGGTGGTGACCGGGCTCTCCGGTGGTGGGCGCAGCACGGTGGCGCGGGCGCTGGAGAACGTCGGCTTCTACGTCGTCGACAACCTGCCGCAGGCGCTGATGCTGGAGATGGCGGAGCTGGCGTTCGCCGCCGGCGGTGCCGCCCGGCGTACCGCCATGGTGCTGGACGTCCGCAGCCGGGCCTTCTCCACCGACCTGACCGGTGCGGTGCGTGAACTGAAGGAGCGTGGTTTCGCGCCGCGGGTGGTTTTCGTGGACGCCGACGACGAGGTGCTGATCCGGCGCTTCGAATCGGTGCGGCGCTCGCACCCGCTGCAGGGTGACGGGCGGCTGGCCGACGGCATCGCCGCCGAGCGCAAGCTGCTCGAGGAGGCCCGCGAGCAGTCCGACGTGATCATCGACACCAGCCATCTGAACGTGAATCAGCTCCGCCGCCGGGTGGAGGAGCTGTTCGGTGGTGAGGACTCGCGCAAGCTGCGGATCACCGTGTTGTCGTTCGGTTTCAAGTACGGGCTGCCGCCGGACGCCGACTACGTACTGGACGCCCGGTTCCTGCCGAACCCGTTCTGGGTTCCCGAGCTGCGCGAGCACACCGGCCTGGAAGAGGGGGTGAGCAGTTACGTCCTCGGCCAGGACGGCGCGACCGACTTCGTCGGGACGTACGCCGGGCTGATCGCGTCCACCGCGCCCGGTTTCGAACGGGAGGGCAAGCGCTACCTCACCGTCGCCATCGGCTGTACCGGCGGCAAGCACCGCAGTGTCGCCATCACCGAGGAGCTGACCTCCCGGTTGAGTGGCATGCGCCTGTCCGCCCACGCCTCGCACCGCGATCTGGGGCGCGAGTGA
- the uvrC gene encoding excinuclease ABC subunit UvrC has protein sequence MPDPSTYRPASGSIPDSPGVYRFRDPDGRVIYVGKAKNLRNRLNSYFADVWSLHARTQQMVTTAAAVDWVTVGTEVEALQLEFSWIKEFDPRFNVKYRDDKSYPFLAVTLDEEFPRLQVLRGAKRKGVRYFGPYSHAWAIRETLDLLLRVFPARTCSAGVFKRAHQIGRPCLLGDIGKCAAPCVGRVSAVEHRAIVDDFCDFMAGRTEQFLKRVEREMLQASEELEFERAARLRDDLAALRRALEKQTVVLGDGTDADIVAFAEDPLEAAVQVFHVRDGRVRGQRGWIVEKVEDLTTGDLVHHFCRQMFGEQEGETDVPRELLVPALPDDADALADWLSERRGSRVSLRVPQRGDKKSLMETVARNAAEVLQRHKLRRAGDLTTRNKALEEIAEALGMETAPLRVECFDVSQIQGTDVVASMVVFEDGLERKSEYRRFIVRGNPDGSGMDDLSAMSEVMRRRFGRSRPEQAPEPLAAGELPGIDPLTGKARRFAYPPQLIVVDGGQPQVNAVAEVLAELGVTDVALCGLAKRLEEVWLPADDFPVILPRTSEALYLLQRVRDEAHRFAITFHRQRRSKRMTESALDQVAGLGEVRRKALLRHFGSLKRIAEATPEEISEVPGIGLRTAESVLAALRSPETGKTGQR, from the coding sequence GTGCCAGACCCGTCCACCTATCGCCCCGCTTCGGGTAGCATTCCCGACTCCCCGGGCGTCTACCGCTTCCGCGACCCGGACGGCCGGGTCATCTACGTCGGCAAGGCGAAGAATCTCCGCAACCGGCTGAACTCCTATTTCGCCGACGTCTGGTCGTTGCACGCCCGCACCCAGCAGATGGTCACCACCGCCGCCGCGGTGGACTGGGTGACCGTCGGCACCGAGGTCGAGGCGCTGCAGCTCGAATTCTCCTGGATCAAGGAGTTCGACCCCCGGTTCAACGTGAAGTACCGGGACGACAAGTCGTACCCGTTCCTCGCCGTCACCCTGGACGAGGAGTTCCCCCGTCTCCAGGTGCTGCGCGGCGCCAAGCGCAAGGGTGTGCGCTACTTCGGGCCGTACTCGCACGCCTGGGCCATCCGCGAGACCCTCGACCTGCTGCTGCGGGTCTTCCCGGCCCGCACCTGCTCGGCCGGTGTCTTCAAACGGGCGCACCAGATCGGCCGGCCCTGCCTGCTCGGTGACATCGGCAAATGCGCGGCCCCGTGTGTCGGCCGGGTCTCCGCCGTCGAGCACCGGGCGATCGTCGACGACTTCTGCGACTTCATGGCCGGGCGCACCGAGCAGTTCCTCAAGCGGGTCGAGCGGGAGATGCTGCAGGCCTCCGAGGAACTGGAGTTCGAGCGTGCCGCCCGGCTCCGCGACGACCTGGCGGCCCTGCGCCGGGCGCTGGAGAAGCAGACCGTCGTGCTCGGCGACGGCACCGACGCCGACATCGTCGCCTTCGCCGAGGACCCGCTCGAGGCGGCCGTCCAGGTCTTCCACGTGCGTGACGGGCGGGTCCGCGGCCAGCGCGGCTGGATCGTGGAGAAGGTCGAGGACCTGACCACCGGCGACCTGGTGCACCATTTCTGCCGGCAGATGTTCGGGGAGCAGGAGGGCGAGACCGACGTCCCCCGGGAGCTGCTGGTCCCGGCGTTGCCCGACGACGCCGACGCGCTCGCCGACTGGCTCTCCGAGCGCCGGGGCAGCCGGGTCAGTCTGCGGGTGCCGCAGCGCGGCGACAAGAAGTCGCTGATGGAGACGGTGGCCCGTAACGCCGCCGAGGTGCTTCAGCGGCACAAACTGCGCCGGGCCGGTGACCTCACCACCCGGAACAAGGCCTTGGAGGAGATCGCCGAGGCCCTCGGCATGGAGACCGCGCCGCTGCGGGTCGAGTGTTTCGACGTGTCGCAGATCCAGGGCACCGACGTGGTCGCCTCGATGGTGGTGTTCGAGGACGGGCTGGAGCGCAAGAGCGAGTACCGGCGGTTCATCGTCCGCGGCAATCCCGACGGCAGCGGCATGGACGACCTGTCGGCGATGAGTGAGGTGATGCGGCGGCGGTTCGGCCGGTCCCGGCCCGAGCAGGCGCCCGAACCTCTGGCAGCGGGGGAACTGCCCGGCATCGATCCGCTGACCGGGAAGGCGCGCCGGTTCGCGTACCCCCCTCAATTGATCGTCGTCGACGGCGGTCAGCCGCAGGTGAACGCGGTCGCCGAGGTCCTCGCCGAGTTGGGCGTGACCGATGTGGCCCTGTGCGGCCTGGCCAAGCGCCTGGAGGAGGTGTGGCTGCCGGCCGACGACTTCCCGGTGATCCTGCCGCGTACGTCCGAGGCGCTCTATCTGCTCCAGCGGGTCCGTGACGAGGCGCACCGGTTCGCGATCACCTTCCACCGGCAGCGCCGGTCCAAACGGATGACCGAGTCCGCGCTGGATCAGGTGGCCGGGTTGGGGGAGGTGCGCCGCAAGGCCCTGTTGCGTCATTTCGGTTCGCTGAAGCGGATCGCCGAAGCCACGCCGGAGGAGATCTCCGAGGTGCCGGGCATCGGTCTGCGGACGGCGGAATCGGTACTCGCCGCACTGCGTTCACCCGAGACGGGGAAGACTGGGCAGCGGTGA
- the whiA gene encoding DNA-binding protein WhiA produces the protein MAMTAAVKEELSRVDVPKPCCRRAEMAALLRFAGGLHIVSGRVVVEAELDTGPVARRLRREIAEVYGYASEVHVLASGGLRKGSHYIIRIVKDGEVLARQTGLLDVRGRPVRGLPQHVVSGNVCCSVAAWRGAFMAHGSLTEPGRSSALEITCPGPEAALALRGAARRVGITAKDREVRGVDRVVIKDGDAIAALLTRIGAHSSVLAWEERRVRREVRATANRLANFDDANLRRSARAAVAAAARVTRALEILSEDAPNHLTSAGQLRLEHRQASLEELGALADPPLTKDAIAGRIRRLLALADKRARDLGIPDTEAAVTPEMMAC, from the coding sequence ATGGCGATGACGGCAGCGGTCAAGGAAGAGCTGAGCCGGGTCGACGTGCCCAAGCCGTGCTGCCGCCGGGCGGAGATGGCGGCGCTGCTGCGTTTCGCCGGCGGCCTGCACATCGTCTCCGGCCGCGTGGTCGTCGAGGCGGAACTGGACACCGGCCCGGTGGCCCGGCGGTTGCGGCGCGAGATAGCCGAGGTGTACGGCTACGCCAGCGAGGTGCACGTCCTTGCTTCCGGCGGGCTGCGCAAGGGCAGCCACTACATCATCCGCATCGTCAAGGACGGTGAGGTGCTGGCCCGGCAGACCGGTCTCCTCGACGTGCGCGGCCGTCCGGTCCGGGGCCTGCCCCAGCATGTGGTGAGCGGCAACGTGTGCTGCTCGGTGGCGGCCTGGCGGGGCGCGTTCATGGCGCACGGCTCACTCACCGAACCGGGTCGCTCCAGCGCCCTGGAGATCACCTGCCCGGGCCCGGAGGCGGCTCTCGCTCTGCGGGGTGCCGCCCGCCGGGTCGGGATCACCGCGAAGGACCGTGAGGTCCGCGGCGTGGACCGGGTGGTGATCAAGGACGGGGACGCGATCGCCGCGCTGCTCACCCGGATCGGCGCGCACTCCAGCGTGCTGGCCTGGGAGGAACGGCGGGTCCGGCGTGAGGTGCGCGCCACCGCGAACCGGCTGGCCAACTTCGACGACGCGAACCTGCGGCGGTCGGCTCGTGCGGCGGTCGCGGCCGCGGCCCGGGTCACCCGCGCGCTGGAGATCCTCTCCGAGGACGCGCCCAACCATCTGACGTCGGCCGGTCAGCTGCGGCTGGAGCACCGGCAGGCGTCCCTGGAGGAGCTGGGCGCGCTGGCGGATCCGCCGCTGACCAAGGACGCGATCGCCGGCCGGATCCGGCGGCTGCTGGCGCTGGCCGACAAGCGGGCCCGCGATCTCGGGATCCCGGACACCGAGGCGGCCGTCACTCCCGAGATGATGGCCTGCTGA